From a single Nostoc sp. MS1 genomic region:
- a CDS encoding transposase translates to MGLFPPGKGGGEGVKYGHKGKGILIHTLTDGNGMPLANRTTPANGSETDQVIPLLDSVKVKTNRPGRPRKRVKVLAADKGYDSKDKRAALRKRGIRPQLPRACLEESKKSG, encoded by the coding sequence ATGGGTCTTTTTCCCCCTGGCAAAGGTGGCGGTGAAGGCGTTAAGTACGGTCATAAAGGTAAGGGAATTTTAATACACACCTTAACTGATGGTAATGGTATGCCCTTGGCTAATCGCACAACTCCAGCCAACGGTAGTGAAACAGATCAAGTGATACCACTGTTAGATAGTGTCAAAGTTAAAACGAATAGACCCGGTAGACCTCGTAAACGTGTTAAAGTTCTGGCTGCTGACAAAGGCTATGATTCCAAGGACAAACGGGCTGCATTGCGTAAACGTGGAATCAGACCTCAATTGCCGCGCGCGTGTTTGGAAGAATCGAAAAAATCGGGGTAG
- a CDS encoding CopG family transcriptional regulator, translating to MVMVNKKWAAKRITINLASTEVEMLETYCQMTGRPATDVIRELIRTLELRASA from the coding sequence ATTGTTATGGTTAATAAAAAATGGGCAGCAAAGCGCATCACCATCAATTTAGCTTCAACTGAAGTAGAGATGTTAGAAACCTATTGTCAGATGACTGGTAGACCAGCGACAGATGTAATTCGGGAACTCATTCGCACATTGGAATTACGAGCAAGCGCTTGA
- a CDS encoding DUF4397 domain-containing protein: MFLTRRLFLGALTLSLISLTSYPYKSLANSQLSTKSLQEFSNTSRVISLLDPLLDPLLNPYKCPTKLRVINAAVATASPVDVIVNGKKVLENVSFRQASKYVNVTPGSIQVRFVQSGTSSTIAQRTFTGAPNSAYTVAITGTLQGPIGQPLFNQSPFVIPEDLTQPNPGKFKGRWYRFSETSAVIDFRISKSSSPNVDETRITDLTPKTAIPYPELTAGTYNFNPVLPDQFAPLINNAFNPPITVEVANQQVPAGVIFDVIATGNGLGQAPNSLLLTTASTQTAPPDANGCYQIVQ; this comes from the coding sequence ATGTTTCTAACAAGACGGTTATTCTTAGGTGCTTTGACATTATCTTTAATTAGTTTGACTAGTTATCCATACAAAAGTTTAGCCAATTCTCAACTATCTACAAAGTCTTTACAAGAATTTTCCAATACAAGCCGAGTAATTTCTCTTCTAGATCCTCTTCTAGATCCTCTACTAAACCCTTATAAATGCCCTACCAAATTAAGAGTTATTAACGCTGCGGTTGCTACTGCGTCACCAGTTGATGTCATTGTCAACGGTAAAAAAGTTTTGGAGAATGTAAGTTTTCGTCAAGCTAGTAAATATGTAAATGTAACACCAGGAAGTATTCAGGTACGTTTTGTGCAATCTGGTACTAGCAGTACAATCGCTCAAAGAACCTTTACAGGAGCGCCTAATAGTGCTTATACAGTAGCAATAACAGGAACACTACAAGGCCCCATTGGTCAACCATTATTTAATCAATCACCCTTTGTGATTCCAGAGGATTTAACACAGCCTAATCCAGGTAAATTTAAAGGACGTTGGTATCGCTTTTCGGAAACTAGTGCTGTTATAGATTTCCGGATTAGCAAATCCTCTAGCCCAAATGTGGATGAAACTCGTATCACAGACCTGACACCCAAAACTGCTATTCCTTACCCAGAACTTACGGCTGGTACATATAACTTTAATCCAGTTCTACCTGACCAATTTGCACCATTGATCAACAATGCCTTTAACCCACCAATCACAGTAGAAGTTGCCAATCAACAAGTCCCGGCCGGAGTCATTTTTGATGTAATTGCTACAGGTAATGGCTTAGGCCAAGCACCTAACTCACTGCTACTCACAACTGCCTCAACACAAACAGCGCCTCCTGATGCTAATGGGTGTTATCAGATTGTGCAGTAA
- a CDS encoding transposase, whose protein sequence is MYGLVIGGVSRKSYIQMMELEALEAKQSGRIRVIVQDNGPIHRCKEVQQLWSKWEDMGLYIFFLPKYCSEMNPIELEWQHLKKDELASKTFDDELDLAYAVIDGVQRKGEKRNYSTKRVKFNSYSSA, encoded by the coding sequence GTGTACGGTTTGGTGATTGGCGGCGTTTCACGCAAATCCTATATCCAAATGATGGAGCTTGAAGCACTTGAAGCCAAACAATCAGGACGCATCAGAGTCATCGTGCAGGACAACGGCCCGATACATCGGTGTAAAGAGGTTCAGCAATTATGGTCAAAGTGGGAAGACATGGGTTTGTACATCTTCTTTTTACCCAAATATTGTTCAGAAATGAATCCCATTGAATTAGAGTGGCAACACCTTAAAAAAGATGAACTTGCCTCGAAAACTTTTGATGACGAATTAGACCTTGCTTATGCTGTCATTGATGGAGTTCAAAGAAAAGGTGAAAAGAGAAACTACAGTACAAAACGTGTAAAATTTAACTCTTATTCTTCTGCTTAA
- a CDS encoding IS5 family transposase produces the protein MYRRAQKQEKAAENFELPFGGKLASDNRWVIMANMIPWSKFEAEYAEIFSARMGAPAKTFRMALGALIIKEKLGISDRETVEQIRENPYLQYFIGMSAYSNESAFDPSMLVHFRERIDIELVNKINQEIVRKMLENKQEVEVRAKKPEVEDSKSKPANRGKLILDASCAPADISYPTDLGLLNQARKQTETIIDTLYKSLLVRNINKPRTYRNKARKDYLAVAKKRKPTVKERRKAIRKQLQYINRNLTHIQQLINLGASLLKLSNSQYKMLLVVAEVYRQQLWLYENQKISIQDRIVSLNQPHIRPIIRGKAGRTVEFGAKFSASYYDGYVFLDHISWDNFNESGDLKSQVEAYKNYTGYYPESVHVDKIYRTRENRAWCQERGIRISGPPLGRPPQNVSPEKKKQAAYDERIRNCIEGKFGQGKRRFSLGRVMAKLPHTSFTAIAITFLVMNLSTLLLRLFCVFFCLFFKTESFFTSSIIETDISLNLKQQKLIFFLD, from the coding sequence ATGTATCGAAGAGCGCAAAAGCAAGAAAAAGCAGCAGAAAACTTTGAACTACCCTTTGGGGGAAAACTAGCGTCAGATAACCGATGGGTAATCATGGCGAACATGATACCTTGGTCAAAATTTGAAGCAGAGTACGCAGAAATATTTTCAGCAAGAATGGGAGCGCCAGCCAAAACATTTAGAATGGCGTTGGGAGCATTAATAATTAAAGAAAAATTAGGAATAAGTGACAGAGAGACAGTAGAACAAATTCGGGAGAACCCGTATCTGCAATACTTTATAGGAATGTCAGCATATAGTAATGAATCTGCATTTGACCCGTCAATGCTAGTTCATTTTAGAGAAAGGATAGATATAGAATTAGTCAATAAAATCAATCAAGAAATAGTCAGGAAGATGTTAGAAAATAAACAGGAGGTAGAAGTAAGAGCAAAAAAGCCAGAGGTCGAGGATTCAAAAAGTAAGCCAGCCAATAGAGGAAAATTAATATTAGATGCTAGTTGTGCGCCAGCAGACATAAGTTATCCGACAGATTTAGGATTATTAAATCAAGCCAGAAAGCAAACAGAAACAATCATAGATACATTATATAAGTCCTTATTAGTAAGAAATATCAACAAACCAAGAACCTACAGAAACAAAGCAAGAAAGGATTATTTAGCAGTAGCCAAGAAAAGAAAACCAACAGTTAAAGAAAGAAGGAAAGCTATCAGAAAGCAACTGCAATATATCAACAGAAATTTAACTCATATTCAGCAGCTAATAAATTTAGGTGCGTCACTATTAAAACTGAGCAACAGTCAATATAAGATGTTGCTAGTAGTAGCAGAAGTTTATCGTCAACAGTTATGGTTATATGAAAATCAAAAAATTAGTATACAAGACCGCATTGTCAGTTTAAACCAACCACACATTCGTCCGATTATCCGAGGTAAAGCCGGGAGAACAGTAGAGTTTGGGGCTAAGTTTTCAGCTAGTTACTATGATGGCTATGTATTTTTAGACCATATTAGTTGGGACAACTTTAACGAATCAGGAGACTTAAAATCACAAGTAGAAGCATACAAAAACTACACCGGATATTATCCTGAATCAGTTCATGTTGATAAGATTTATCGGACGAGGGAGAATCGAGCTTGGTGTCAAGAAAGGGGAATTAGAATTAGTGGCCCACCACTAGGTAGACCCCCCCAAAATGTCAGCCCTGAAAAGAAGAAACAAGCCGCTTATGACGAAAGGATTCGTAATTGTATTGAGGGCAAGTTTGGACAAGGTAAACGAAGATTTAGCCTTGGTAGAGTTATGGCTAAACTTCCTCATACTTCTTTCACCGCTATTGCCATAACTTTTTTAGTTATGAATCTTTCTACTCTGCTATTACGGCTTTTTTGTGTATTTTTTTGCCTATTTTTCAAAACTGAGTCTTTTTTTACTTCTTCTATTATCGAAACTGATATTTCATTAAACCTTAAACAACAAAAACTTATCTTTTTTCTGGACTGA
- a CDS encoding pentapeptide repeat-containing protein: MLNSIVNIYRTVVKNIQYNNQIVEFIGEILSTCKQINAYGDTLVSNRRLKTLLKHLQYRTGKTRLNTIYELEQIAHNYPQYHWLIMEILCKFIYAHAASTSSSPLDSCSTLLIQSALDVIARRNIQHDTENQQLDLCHIDIRGANLREANLENANLYRINLCGANLSQANLCGTVLIAADLSGANLAGANLSYSILSAANLTGANLSRTNLTGANLYLASLQEAILYETKLNGANLREVKFTTSDNSNNHPISTQHL, translated from the coding sequence ATGCTAAATAGCATTGTTAATATTTATCGTACAGTCGTCAAAAATATACAATACAACAACCAAATAGTAGAATTTATCGGTGAAATACTTTCAACTTGTAAACAAATAAACGCCTATGGAGATACTCTGGTCAGCAATCGACGATTAAAAACATTGCTCAAGCATTTACAGTATCGAACAGGAAAAACTAGGCTAAATACTATTTATGAGTTAGAGCAAATAGCTCATAATTATCCTCAATATCACTGGCTAATTATGGAGATACTCTGCAAGTTTATATATGCTCATGCTGCTAGCACTTCTTCATCACCGTTAGATAGTTGCTCAACATTATTGATTCAAAGCGCTTTAGATGTGATTGCAAGGAGAAATATCCAACATGACACAGAAAATCAACAATTAGATTTGTGTCATATCGACATCCGAGGAGCAAATCTCAGGGAAGCAAACCTAGAAAACGCTAATCTCTATCGTATTAACCTTTGTGGCGCAAACTTATCTCAAGCTAATCTCTGCGGGACAGTTCTCATCGCCGCCGACCTTTCTGGTGCAAACTTAGCGGGGGCAAATTTATCATATTCAATTCTCAGTGCTGCAAACCTAACTGGTGCAAACCTTTCGAGAACTAATTTGACTGGAGCAAATTTATATTTAGCTAGTTTGCAAGAAGCTATTCTATATGAGACAAAACTGAATGGAGCCAATTTAAGAGAAGTAAAATTCACGACTAGCGATAATAGTAATAATCATCCTATAAGCACCCAGCATTTATAG
- a CDS encoding formylglycine-generating enzyme family protein yields MYQTKGKAKKHLRSFSLNAEIKSFQEVLASDVSLEMVEIPAGSFMMGSSAEELNSKNDERPQHQVNIQSFFMSKNAITQKQWQQVAVFSPPVTKTLISRPSFFKGYEHPVEQISWYDANEFCARLSKLTTRNYRLPSEAEWEYACRAGTETSFYFGQIITNQLANYSRKHISSNQKFNGQTSPVGSFPANAFGLHDMHGQVWEWCIDTWHDTYDDAPTDNIAWVNSNQFRVVRGGSWYSDSVMCRSAYRHRCNPKNKYEDIGFRVVCDDVKVNSPEN; encoded by the coding sequence GTGTATCAAACTAAAGGAAAAGCTAAAAAACATCTTCGTTCATTTTCCTTAAATGCGGAGATTAAAAGTTTTCAAGAAGTTTTAGCTAGTGACGTAAGCTTGGAAATGGTAGAAATTCCTGCTGGTAGTTTCATGATGGGTTCATCAGCCGAGGAATTAAACAGTAAAAATGATGAACGTCCTCAACATCAAGTGAATATTCAATCTTTCTTTATGAGTAAAAATGCAATTACTCAAAAGCAATGGCAACAAGTTGCGGTTTTTTCCCCTCCAGTGACTAAAACATTAATCTCTAGACCCTCCTTTTTTAAAGGATATGAGCATCCTGTAGAACAGATTTCTTGGTATGATGCCAATGAATTTTGTGCTAGACTTTCCAAATTAACAACCAGAAACTATCGTTTACCTAGCGAAGCCGAATGGGAATATGCTTGCCGTGCTGGTACAGAAACATCTTTTTACTTCGGGCAGATAATAACAAATCAATTAGCCAACTATAGCCGTAAACATATTTCTAGTAATCAAAAGTTTAATGGGCAGACAAGTCCTGTGGGTAGTTTCCCTGCTAATGCTTTCGGTTTGCATGATATGCACGGTCAGGTTTGGGAATGGTGTATCGATACTTGGCATGACACCTACGACGATGCACCAACAGATAACATTGCTTGGGTAAACAGCAATCAATTTCGGGTAGTACGGGGTGGTTCTTGGTACTCTGACTCTGTTATGTGTCGGTCTGCCTACCGTCATCGATGCAACCCAAAAAATAAGTACGAAGATATTGGTTTTCGCGTTGTCTGTGATGATGTAAAAGTAAATTCGCCTGAAAATTAG